One part of the Diadema setosum chromosome 6, eeDiaSeto1, whole genome shotgun sequence genome encodes these proteins:
- the LOC140229990 gene encoding uncharacterized protein: protein MTLLVICWMSTTRTGHQHCVPGLRDQPVVQVSTCTQTESEASDKPRATTAEDLPAGSSVQIRLKLPRTQELGQPVDTSTRRRAPLRRGVLFSPINSKTLLNQVRPRWRRSPGIKSMSWPSRT from the exons ATGACTTTGCTGGTCATCTGCTGGATGTCCACCACTCGCACTGGGCATCAGCACTGTGTGCCAGGATTGCGGGATCAACCCGTTGTGCAAGTTTCTACATGCACTCAGACTGAGTCAGAAGCCTCTGATAAGCCAAG AGCAACTACTGCTGAAGATCTACCTGCAGGAAGCTCTGTCCAGATACGTCTCAAACTCCCAAGGACTCAAGAATTGGGCCAGCCGGTAGATACTTCAA CTCGTAGGAGAGCTCCTCTGCGCAGAGGAGTGTTGTTTTCACCGATCAACTCTAAGACCCTCCTGAACCAAGTCAG GCCAAGGTGGAGGCGCTCACCAGGGATCAAGTCAATGAGCTGGCCATCACGAACTTGA